In Bifidobacterium actinocoloniiforme DSM 22766, a genomic segment contains:
- the cysS gene encoding cysteine--tRNA ligase, with amino-acid sequence MDMSSKARDFNDSLSRAAAGLRLYDTATKAVSAFESIEPDRVGIYVCGATVQSSPHVGHLRTTLAFDVIRRWMLKLGYQVTLVRNVTDIDDKILDKAAAAGQQWWQRAYIYEREFTAAYDTLGALPPTYEPRATGHVPQMVELVERLIDRGHAYIVPDEEGRPSGNVYFDVESWPEYGALTHQETGTQAADEQAAVADRMGPSVDAEGPDQYKPADDADLASGKRGPRDFALWKASKPTDPPTARWTTPFGTGRPGWHLECSAMSRRYLGADFDIHGGGLDLRFPHHENEMAQSHAAGWGFAHRWMHTAWVTQKGEKMSKSLGNGLAADAVLDAYPAWVVRYALVSTHYRSMLEWGDQTMNEAQAAYERINGFVDRAGKALGWQPSRQEVAERTADQLPADFVAAMNDDIKVPEALAVLFATIRRANSGMAGIAGDPNARDAQDGLLRDLLDVRAMLDVFGLDPLDPHWAQPGRGAAADTAHEALDALVSQELAARQTARSAKDFAQADAIRDRLAQAHITIEDTPTGPTWQLEG; translated from the coding sequence ATGGATATGAGCTCGAAAGCGCGCGATTTCAACGATTCTCTGAGCCGAGCGGCGGCGGGGCTGCGGCTGTATGACACAGCGACCAAGGCGGTGAGCGCCTTCGAATCCATCGAACCGGACCGGGTGGGGATCTACGTGTGCGGGGCCACGGTGCAGAGCTCGCCGCACGTGGGCCACCTGCGCACCACGCTCGCCTTCGACGTGATCCGCCGCTGGATGCTCAAGCTGGGCTACCAAGTGACGCTCGTGCGCAATGTGACCGACATCGACGACAAAATCCTGGATAAGGCGGCCGCCGCCGGCCAACAATGGTGGCAACGCGCCTACATCTATGAGCGCGAGTTCACCGCCGCTTACGACACCCTGGGGGCCCTGCCCCCCACTTACGAACCGCGCGCCACCGGGCATGTGCCGCAGATGGTTGAGCTGGTGGAACGGTTGATCGACCGGGGCCACGCCTACATCGTGCCCGACGAGGAAGGCCGCCCATCCGGCAACGTGTACTTCGACGTGGAATCCTGGCCCGAGTACGGGGCGCTCACCCACCAGGAGACCGGCACCCAAGCCGCCGACGAGCAAGCCGCCGTGGCCGACCGCATGGGGCCGAGCGTAGACGCCGAAGGGCCGGACCAGTACAAACCGGCTGACGACGCCGACCTGGCCTCAGGTAAGCGCGGACCCCGGGATTTCGCCCTTTGGAAGGCCTCCAAGCCCACCGACCCGCCGACCGCCCGCTGGACCACGCCGTTCGGCACCGGACGCCCGGGCTGGCACCTGGAATGCTCGGCCATGAGCCGGCGGTACCTGGGCGCGGATTTCGACATCCACGGTGGCGGACTGGACCTTCGCTTCCCTCATCACGAGAACGAAATGGCCCAATCCCACGCCGCTGGGTGGGGGTTCGCCCACCGCTGGATGCACACCGCCTGGGTGACGCAAAAAGGCGAGAAGATGTCCAAATCGCTGGGCAACGGGCTGGCCGCGGACGCCGTGCTGGACGCCTACCCCGCTTGGGTGGTGCGGTACGCGCTGGTTTCCACCCACTACCGCTCCATGCTGGAGTGGGGCGATCAGACCATGAACGAGGCGCAGGCGGCTTATGAGCGCATCAACGGGTTCGTGGATCGCGCCGGTAAGGCCCTGGGCTGGCAACCCTCCCGGCAGGAGGTGGCCGAGCGCACGGCCGACCAGTTGCCCGCCGATTTCGTGGCCGCCATGAACGACGACATCAAGGTGCCCGAGGCGCTGGCGGTTCTGTTCGCCACCATCCGCCGCGCTAATTCCGGCATGGCCGGGATTGCCGGTGACCCGAACGCCCGCGACGCCCAGGACGGACTGCTGCGGGACCTGCTGGACGTACGCGCCATGCTCGACGTGTTCGGCCTTGACCCTCTTGACCCCCATTGGGCCCAACCAGGACGGGGGGCCGCCGCCGATACCGCCCACGAGGCCCTGGACGCCCTGGTCTCCCAGGAGCTCGCCGCCCGCCAGACCGCGCGCTCCGCCAAGGACTTCGCCCAGGCTGACGCCATCCGCGACCGCCTGGCACAGGCCCACATCACCATAGAGGACACCCCAACCGGCCCCACTTGGCAGCTGGAAGGCTGA
- a CDS encoding type 1 glutamine amidotransferase, which produces MAKRTVLVIQHAPWERAGRVGEALEDAGLDIETLSVVDVNKPELPKPGELAGLVLMGGPMRADDYEHHPGLKAETKLVKEATQAEVPVLGVCLGHQILARALGARLQPSDGMHQGMGTVKWVATDDAVSTWANKTTPVLQWHSDSASLPEGAKLLAKSADTKVEAFRAGSALGLQFHLEVTGPLFEQWLDMPQMVKGLKKRQIAELLEDFQAKDDLVQPLADSIFSAFAARCSTCAAQPVGE; this is translated from the coding sequence ATGGCGAAACGCACTGTGCTGGTCATCCAACATGCACCCTGGGAACGAGCCGGGCGAGTCGGAGAGGCCTTGGAAGACGCCGGGCTCGATATTGAGACCCTGAGCGTGGTGGACGTGAATAAACCCGAACTGCCGAAGCCAGGCGAGCTGGCCGGGTTGGTCCTGATGGGCGGGCCTATGCGGGCGGATGACTACGAGCACCACCCGGGGCTCAAAGCCGAAACCAAGCTGGTCAAGGAAGCCACGCAAGCGGAGGTGCCGGTGCTGGGCGTCTGCTTGGGGCACCAGATACTGGCCCGGGCGCTCGGTGCGCGCTTGCAACCCAGCGACGGGATGCACCAGGGGATGGGAACCGTGAAGTGGGTGGCGACCGACGATGCTGTGTCCACCTGGGCGAACAAGACCACCCCGGTGCTGCAATGGCATTCGGACTCGGCAAGCCTGCCGGAAGGTGCCAAACTGCTGGCCAAATCCGCCGACACCAAGGTCGAGGCGTTCCGGGCTGGATCGGCTTTGGGTCTGCAATTCCACTTGGAAGTGACCGGACCGCTGTTCGAGCAGTGGCTTGACATGCCGCAAATGGTGAAAGGGCTTAAGAAGAGGCAGATAGCCGAGCTATTGGAGGACTTCCAGGCCAAGGACGACCTGGTCCAACCGTTGGCGGACTCGATCTTCTCCGCTTTCGCCGCGCGCTGCTCCACCTGCGCGGCGCAGCCCGTCGGGGAGTAA
- the ffh gene encoding signal recognition particle protein, translating to MAAFSSLTDRLSNAFTHLRSKGKLSESDIDGTIREIRRALLDADVSLDVVRSFTAKVRERALGAEVSEALNPAQQVVSIVNDELTQILGAGVDRPLNFAKTPPTVIMLAGLQGAGKTTLAGKLGYWLKDAGHTPLLVAADLQRPNAVTQLQVVGERAGVPVYAPQPGVQTESSDVVSPGQATGDPVKVARDSIQEAQSKLYDTVIIDTAGRLGVDQELMAQARDIRDAVHPDEILFVIDAMIGQDAVQTAKAFDEGVDFTGVVLSKLDGDARGGAALSVASVTGKPILFASNGEGLKDFEVFHPDRMASRILDMGDILTLIEQAQREFDEEESRKAAERMLEGSYGLDDFMDQLQQVRKLGSLKSILGMIPGMAQHRKELEQFDEREVDRTEAIINSMTPQERRDPKIIDGSRRARIAYGAGVTVSSVNGLLQRFDQAAKMMRRMTNGVRQMPGMPGFGGKGSKKGKKSKKKGKSRSGNPMKREAEEKALRERLSGGKGSGAPNSGSAFAKPQTTQVPDGMPQIPPNLGGGLGGLLGA from the coding sequence ATGGCTGCTTTTTCTTCTTTGACCGACAGGCTGTCGAACGCCTTCACCCACTTGCGTTCCAAGGGCAAGCTGAGTGAATCCGATATCGACGGCACCATCCGCGAGATTCGCCGCGCCCTGCTGGACGCCGACGTGTCGCTCGACGTGGTGCGTTCCTTCACAGCCAAGGTGCGCGAACGCGCGTTGGGCGCCGAAGTGTCGGAGGCGCTCAATCCGGCCCAGCAGGTGGTCTCGATCGTCAACGACGAGCTCACGCAGATTCTGGGCGCCGGCGTGGACCGGCCGCTCAACTTCGCCAAGACCCCGCCCACTGTGATCATGCTCGCGGGCTTGCAGGGCGCCGGTAAGACCACCCTGGCCGGCAAGCTGGGATACTGGCTCAAAGACGCTGGCCACACCCCCCTGCTGGTGGCGGCCGACCTGCAGCGGCCGAACGCGGTGACCCAGCTGCAAGTGGTCGGCGAGCGCGCCGGTGTGCCGGTGTACGCCCCCCAGCCCGGCGTACAGACCGAAAGCTCGGACGTGGTTTCGCCTGGTCAAGCCACCGGCGACCCGGTGAAGGTGGCGCGCGACTCGATTCAAGAGGCGCAGTCCAAGCTCTACGACACGGTCATTATCGATACGGCCGGCCGTCTGGGCGTGGACCAGGAGCTGATGGCTCAGGCGCGCGACATCCGCGACGCGGTCCACCCCGACGAAATCCTGTTCGTGATCGACGCGATGATCGGCCAGGACGCGGTGCAAACCGCCAAGGCCTTCGATGAGGGCGTGGACTTCACCGGCGTGGTGCTCTCCAAGCTGGACGGCGACGCCCGTGGCGGCGCGGCCTTGTCCGTAGCCTCAGTGACCGGCAAACCGATTCTGTTCGCTTCCAACGGCGAGGGGCTCAAGGACTTCGAGGTCTTCCACCCCGATCGCATGGCCTCCCGCATCCTCGACATGGGCGATATCCTGACCCTGATCGAGCAGGCCCAACGCGAGTTCGACGAGGAGGAATCGCGCAAGGCCGCCGAGAGGATGCTCGAGGGCTCCTATGGCCTGGACGACTTCATGGACCAATTGCAGCAGGTGCGCAAGCTCGGCTCCTTGAAGTCGATTCTGGGCATGATCCCCGGCATGGCCCAGCACCGCAAGGAGCTGGAGCAGTTCGACGAGAGGGAGGTCGACCGCACGGAGGCCATCATCAATTCGATGACCCCCCAGGAGCGGCGTGACCCGAAGATCATCGACGGCTCCCGCCGCGCCCGCATCGCTTACGGAGCAGGCGTCACCGTCTCCTCGGTCAACGGCCTCCTCCAGCGCTTCGATCAGGCCGCCAAGATGATGCGGCGGATGACCAACGGCGTCCGTCAGATGCCCGGTATGCCCGGTTTTGGGGGCAAGGGGTCGAAGAAGGGCAAGAAAAGCAAGAAGAAGGGTAAATCCCGCTCCGGCAACCCAATGAAGCGCGAGGCGGAGGAGAAGGCCTTGCGCGAGCGCTTGTCCGGAGGCAAGGGCTCCGGCGCGCCCAACTCGGGTTCCGCTTTCGCGAAGCCCCAGACCACTCAGGTGCCCGATGGCATGCCCCAGATTCCACCGAACCTAGGCGGTGGCCTGGGCGGGCTCCTAGGAGCCTGA